One segment of Thunnus thynnus chromosome 19, fThuThy2.1, whole genome shotgun sequence DNA contains the following:
- the phyhd1 gene encoding phytanoyl-CoA dioxygenase domain-containing protein 1 isoform X2 — MDFMTDRDVQKYMDDGYVVLDGLLTSQECDELKQRMTDIVDRMDVPEHCRTTFSTYHDEQLKTQGNADYFITSGDKIRFFFEKGVFDDKGEFIIPKERSLNKVGHALHAYEPLYKKVTHSPRVQSIAKKLGLVDPVILQSMYIFKQIIVCFLVTPHQDATFLYTEPLGRVVGMWIALEDATVNNGCLWFIPGSHNIGITRRMVRTPKGTFPLTDFIGKEQNYDEDKFIATPVKKGGVVLIHGQVVHRSAENTSEDSRHVYAFHMMESQDTRWSPDNWLQPTEELPFPPLYAK; from the exons ATGGATTTCATGACAGATCGTGATGTGCAAAAG TACATGGACGATGGGTACGTGGTCCTGGACGGGCTCCTGACCTCCCAGGAGTGCGATGAACTGAAGCAGAGGATGACGGATATAGTGGACCGGATGGACGTCCCGGAGCACTGCCGCACTACCTTCTCCACCTACCACGACGAGCAGCTCAAAACGCAG GGAAATGCTGACTATTTCATCACCAGTGGAGATAAGATCCGCTTTTTCTTTGAGAAAGGAGTTTTTGACGACAAAG GGGAATTCATCATACCAAAAGAACGATCACTCAATAAAGTCGGACATG cACTACATGCTTATGAGCCTTTGTACAAAAAGGTTACACATTCACCCAGAGTTCAG AGCATCGCTAAGAAGCTCGGTCTTGTAGATCCGGTGATACTGCAAAGCATGTATATTTTTAAG CAGATTATTGTCTGTTTCTTAGTGACGCCTCACCAAGACGCCACATTTCTGTACACGGAGCCACTGGGCAGAGTTGTTGGAATGTGGATAGCCCTGGAGGACGCCACTGTTAATAATGGCTGCCTGTGGTTTATCCCGGGGTCACACAACA TCGGTATTACCCGGCGAATGGTACGTACCCCAAAGGGCACCTTTCCCCTGACAGACTTCATCGGTAAAGAGCAGAACTATGATGAAGATAAGTTTATCGCAACACCGGTTAAAAAAG GCGGTGTCGTCCTGATCCATGGTCAAGTTGTGCATCGCAGTGCTGAAAACACCTCTGAAGACTCTCGCCACGTCTACGCCTTCCACATGATGGAGTCCCAGGACACTCGCTGGAGCCCCGACAACTG GCTGCAACCCACTGAAGAGCTCCCTTTCCCGCCTCTCTATGCTAAGTGA
- the phyhd1 gene encoding phytanoyl-CoA dioxygenase domain-containing protein 1 isoform X1 — protein MDFMTDRDVQKYMDDGYVVLDGLLTSQECDELKQRMTDIVDRMDVPEHCRTTFSTYHDEQLKTQGNADYFITSGDKIRFFFEKGVFDDKGEFIIPKERSLNKVGHALHAYEPLYKKVTHSPRVQSIAKKLGLVDPVILQSMYIFKQPGIGGEVTPHQDATFLYTEPLGRVVGMWIALEDATVNNGCLWFIPGSHNIGITRRMVRTPKGTFPLTDFIGKEQNYDEDKFIATPVKKGGVVLIHGQVVHRSAENTSEDSRHVYAFHMMESQDTRWSPDNWLQPTEELPFPPLYAK, from the exons ATGGATTTCATGACAGATCGTGATGTGCAAAAG TACATGGACGATGGGTACGTGGTCCTGGACGGGCTCCTGACCTCCCAGGAGTGCGATGAACTGAAGCAGAGGATGACGGATATAGTGGACCGGATGGACGTCCCGGAGCACTGCCGCACTACCTTCTCCACCTACCACGACGAGCAGCTCAAAACGCAG GGAAATGCTGACTATTTCATCACCAGTGGAGATAAGATCCGCTTTTTCTTTGAGAAAGGAGTTTTTGACGACAAAG GGGAATTCATCATACCAAAAGAACGATCACTCAATAAAGTCGGACATG cACTACATGCTTATGAGCCTTTGTACAAAAAGGTTACACATTCACCCAGAGTTCAG AGCATCGCTAAGAAGCTCGGTCTTGTAGATCCGGTGATACTGCAAAGCATGTATATTTTTAAG CAACCGGGAATCGGTGGGGAAG TGACGCCTCACCAAGACGCCACATTTCTGTACACGGAGCCACTGGGCAGAGTTGTTGGAATGTGGATAGCCCTGGAGGACGCCACTGTTAATAATGGCTGCCTGTGGTTTATCCCGGGGTCACACAACA TCGGTATTACCCGGCGAATGGTACGTACCCCAAAGGGCACCTTTCCCCTGACAGACTTCATCGGTAAAGAGCAGAACTATGATGAAGATAAGTTTATCGCAACACCGGTTAAAAAAG GCGGTGTCGTCCTGATCCATGGTCAAGTTGTGCATCGCAGTGCTGAAAACACCTCTGAAGACTCTCGCCACGTCTACGCCTTCCACATGATGGAGTCCCAGGACACTCGCTGGAGCCCCGACAACTG GCTGCAACCCACTGAAGAGCTCCCTTTCCCGCCTCTCTATGCTAAGTGA
- the phyhd1 gene encoding phytanoyl-CoA dioxygenase domain-containing protein 1 isoform X3, translated as MPAITSQLKMQGNADYFITSGDKIRFFFEKGVFDDKGEFIIPKERSLNKVGHALHAYEPLYKKVTHSPRVQSIAKKLGLVDPVILQSMYIFKQPGIGGEVTPHQDATFLYTEPLGRVVGMWIALEDATVNNGCLWFIPGSHNIGITRRMVRTPKGTFPLTDFIGKEQNYDEDKFIATPVKKGGVVLIHGQVVHRSAENTSEDSRHVYAFHMMESQDTRWSPDNWLQPTEELPFPPLYAK; from the exons ATGCCTGCCATCACATCTCAATTAAAGATGCAG GGAAATGCTGACTATTTCATCACCAGTGGAGATAAGATCCGCTTTTTCTTTGAGAAAGGAGTTTTTGACGACAAAG GGGAATTCATCATACCAAAAGAACGATCACTCAATAAAGTCGGACATG cACTACATGCTTATGAGCCTTTGTACAAAAAGGTTACACATTCACCCAGAGTTCAG AGCATCGCTAAGAAGCTCGGTCTTGTAGATCCGGTGATACTGCAAAGCATGTATATTTTTAAG CAACCGGGAATCGGTGGGGAAG TGACGCCTCACCAAGACGCCACATTTCTGTACACGGAGCCACTGGGCAGAGTTGTTGGAATGTGGATAGCCCTGGAGGACGCCACTGTTAATAATGGCTGCCTGTGGTTTATCCCGGGGTCACACAACA TCGGTATTACCCGGCGAATGGTACGTACCCCAAAGGGCACCTTTCCCCTGACAGACTTCATCGGTAAAGAGCAGAACTATGATGAAGATAAGTTTATCGCAACACCGGTTAAAAAAG GCGGTGTCGTCCTGATCCATGGTCAAGTTGTGCATCGCAGTGCTGAAAACACCTCTGAAGACTCTCGCCACGTCTACGCCTTCCACATGATGGAGTCCCAGGACACTCGCTGGAGCCCCGACAACTG GCTGCAACCCACTGAAGAGCTCCCTTTCCCGCCTCTCTATGCTAAGTGA
- the dolk gene encoding dolichol kinase, whose translation MQINPVLVESAVVLAVVLCVHMAVWNQHSWCSIALVIQAFYVQHKWDRLLRSGGAVFQFRPAANSGIVPASMVMPLLGLALREKCSASGNVYFERFSMVITITGMMLALFLSLIALGITRPVPTNTCVIAGMAGSAILYTTKQTLTVSEVIEVLEVLLIFVYLSLIVLYLLPRCFTPGEALLIVGGISFIVNQLIKRSLNLAEVKGDPVNYFLPVIVVGSLLLGVFFALLFCFMESETWVSSLFFHMMTAVLGLGILMPWLSLFIGRHPIMWLLDFVTLNDRRLCLLGYWVFLGVVAICVVLHQNYQRQSGSKKHQASTIVRKYFHLIVVATYVPGLIYDRQLLHVASVGCLAVFLFLEYVRYFRIRPVGQLLRQLLTLFLDERDCGPLILTHIYLLLGMSLPIWLFPGPCAPKGILPGAGGLVPYAGVLAVGVGDTVASVFGSTMGEIRWPGTKKTMEGTATSVFAQIIAVAMFLIFDASINLNSTYSWIVGSITLVAMLEAYTSQIDNLLLPLYLFILLLL comes from the coding sequence ATGCAGATCAACCCGGTGCTCGTGGAGTCCGCTGTAGTTTTGGCTGTGGTGCTGTGTGTCCACATGGCGGTTTGGAACCAGCACTCCTGGTGCAGCATAGCCCTTGTCATCCAGGCGTTCTACGTACAGCACAAATGGGACCGTCTGCTCAGGTCAGGGGGCGCGGTGTTCCAGTTCCGTCCTGCAGCAAACAGCGGCATCGTCCCGGCCTCCATGGTGATGCCTTTACTGGGCCTGGCGCTGAGGGAAAAGTGCTCTGCCTCAGGGAATGTCTACTTCGAGCGCTTCTCCATGGTGATCACCATCACAGGCATGATGCtagctctgtttctctccctgaTTGCGCTGGGCATCACCAGACCCGTGCCCACAAACACCTGCGTGATCGCAGGCATGGCTGGCAGTGCAATCCTCTACACGACAAAGCAGACGCTGACGGTGTCTGAGGTCATCGAGGTGTTAGAGGTTCTGTTGATCTTCGTCTATCTCAGTCTGATTGTACTTTACTTGCTGCCACGATGCTTCACACCCGGAGAGGCGCTCCTCATCGTCGGTGGGATCAGTTTCATCGTCAACCAGCTCATCAAGCGCTCTCTGAACCTAGCAGAGGTGAAAGGCGATCCGGTGAACTATTTCCTGCCGGTCATAGTGGTGGGCTCACTGTTGCTGGGCGTTTTCTTTGCCCTGCTCTTCTGCTTCATGGAGTCCGAGACCTGGGTGTCAtcacttttctttcacatgaTGACAGCCGTTCTGGGTCTGGGAATCCTCATGCCGTGGCTCTCTCTGTTCATCGGCCGGCACCCCATCATGTGGCTGTTGGACTTTGTCACGTTAAATGACAGAAGACTCTGTCTGTTGGGGTACTGGGTGTTTCTGGGGGTCGTGGCCATATGTGTTGTGTTACACCAGAACTACCAGCGCCAGTCAGGATCCAAGAAGCACCAGGCCTCGACTATTGTCAGGAAGTACTTCCATCTGATTGTAGTGGCCACGTATGTTCCAGGGCTGATATAcgacagacagctgctccatGTGGCGTCTGTGGGTTGCTTGGCAGTTTTCTTGTTCCTGGAGTATGTGCGGTACTTTCGAATCCGGCCGGTGGGTCAGCTGCTCAGGCAGTTGCTCACCTTGTTTCTGGATGAGCGGGACTGTGGGCCTCTCATCCTGACCCACATCTACCTGCTGCTGGGCATGTCTCTGCCCATTTGGCTGTTCCCTGGTCCCTGCGCCCCTAAGGGGATTCTTCCTGGTGCGGGCGGCCTGGTGCCTTATGCAGGTGTGCTGGCAGTGGGAGTCGGAGACACTGTGGCGTCCGTGTTTGGCAGCACTATGGGGGAGATCCGTTGGCCCGGCACTAAGAAAACAATGGAGGGAACTGCAACTTCTGTGTTCGCCCAGATCATCGCCGTGGCCATGTTTCTTATCTTCGATGCGAGCATCAACCTGAACTCCACCTATTCATGGATTGTTGGCTCCATCACTCTGGTGGCCATGTTGGAGGCCTACACCTCCCAAATAGACAACCTCCTACTCCCACTCTACCTCTTCATCCTGCTGTTGCTTTGA
- the nup188 gene encoding nucleoporin NUP188: MAGTKMAESEMSVRSCRELWTILLGRSALREPAQIEAELDRHWDRLHQGLSYYKSPSSSSAGKVKENKDVAQPLKDFGLRISKLLGLDEQQSVQLLQCYLQEDYRGTRDSLKVVLKDERQSQTLLLKIADYYYEERMCLLRCVLLLLTYFQDERHPYRAEYSNCVNKLEKDLVSNYQSQFENLFKAEAPTWETHGNLMTERQVSRWFLQCLREQSLLLEIIFLYYAYFEMSPSDLLSFTKMFKEQGFGLRQTNRHLVDKSMDALVDRIGYLSSLILVEGMDIDFLHKCALEDCTEQHQFSSAPDVVKEMDQLLLTFGDIPHHGPVLLAWVLLRHTLRPDESSPVVRRIGNTALQLAVFQYLSTMLKGLGVSGNNCTASTAKMCIYGLLSFVIISFEEESLQADGVATQCSHLIDAACEVLSAPSLAEVFWEMKPNMGLGMILDSAVGMFPHKIGPLLQLLTALLSNKSTVKKVYNFLDKMSFYTQVYKHKPNDIISKDDETLWRRQTPKLLYPLGTGQTNLWMPQGVLGQVMIGGEQGYVVRWDYSYSSWTLFTCEVEMLLHVVSTADVIAHCVRVKPILDLVHKIISTDWTVSDCLLPLTSRIYMLLQRLTSVINPPVDVIASCVNCLSVLAARMPGKVWSSLHHTGFLPFASNPLTSMAQCVSAEGMKAGNYGNLLVQIEQPRGEYAVTIAFLRLITTLVKGQLGSTQNKGLIPCVLLVLKEMLPTYHKWRYNTYGVRERIGCLILELIHAILNLSPEGEDQGSTPTLQSLCIYSLANTEAGQAVVNIMGVGVDTIDVVLAAQPSSCGSEGPGQILIQTVKLAFSVTNNVIRLKPPSDVVSPLEQALTQHGGHGNNLIVVLAKYIYHKHDPALPRLAIQLLKRLATVAPMSVYACLGSDAAAIRDAFLTRLQSKTEDMRIKVMILEFLTVAVETQPGLIELFLNLEVKDGSEGSKEFLLGEWSCLHVVLDLIDSKQQGKYWCPPLLHRAALAFLLALWQDRRDSAISVLRTKDRFWENLTTPLFGTLTPPSDTTEPCVLETCAFVMKIIGLEIYYVVSGSLEQSLKDSLQKFSNARRYEYWSQYVKSLVCHVAEMEEEGICYFAETQMLISAWRMLLILSTSHSDVMQLTEDSTKLKLFMDVLDGTKAALTTPMSVPCLRLGSMMATLLLILLKQWRGVVATAPDILSPLSLILESVLQADQQMMERTKAKIFSALISVLQIQGLNGGEISQLPQLLLSVCETVKDEALALIDNTRHMSQMGDTVEEEDSMETDSPRGPQKDKRDGVCVLALHLAKELCRTDEDGEHWVSVMRKVPVLPSVLSAVELSLRSKHNLYFTEAALHLLLTLARTPQGAAAVAGAGVIQTICLPLLSVYEVSSNGSSQSFSRKSQDSACWPGVYRLCMSLMESLLKTLRYNFINEALDFVGVHQERILQCLNAVRTVQSLACLDEADHTVGFLLQLSSFCKEWQFHLPKLLRDIQVNLCYLCQTCTYLLHSKKMLHHYLQAKNGEALPPGPLPRTQRPPQTPSKEAAGGGEREEAEQKALLAVQCSLLKILSKTLATLQHFTPDCCQILLDQCMDLAEYRTLFVLSFTTPAFDPDVAPSFGTLLATINVALSMLSEMEKKKEPVSLSIASLASSEELQALKSLLMFTMENCFYVLISQAVRCLKDPSILPRDKQRLKQELSSELSTLLSSLSRHFRRGSPSSPASGILPSTQSKPPTPGSKGSHEGQEPIIQLVQAFVRLVQR; encoded by the exons ATGGCAGGAACGAAGATGGCGGAATCGGAGATGAGCGTCAG GAGCTGTCGAGAATTATGGACCATATTACTGGGAAGATCAGCACTGCGAGAGCCG GCTCAGATAGAGGCAGAACTTGACAGACACTGGGACAGACTACATCAAGGACTCAGTTACTACAAGTCACCCAG TTCCTCTTCTGCTGGGAAAGTGAAGGAGAACAAAGATGTTGCACAACCATTGAAGGATTTTGGTCTGAGGATCAGTAAACTGCTG GGTCTTGATGAGCAGCAGAGTGTGCAGCTTTTACAGTGTTACTTACAGGAGGACTACAGAGGAACCCGTGATTCATTAAAG GTTGTTCTCAAGGATGAGCGACAAAGCCAGACGCTGCTGTTGAAG atAGCGGACTATTACTACGAGGAGCGCATGTGTCTGCTCAGATGTGTCCTCCTCTTGTTGACATACTTTCAAGATGAGCGACATCCCTACAGG GCTGAGTACTCTAACTGTGTCAATAAACTGGAGAAGGACCTAGTGAGCAACTACCAGTCACAGTTTGAGAACCTCTTCAAAGCAGAAGCACCAACATGGGAAACCCACGGAAACCTGATG acGGAGAGGCAGGTGTCACGTTGGTTCCTGCAGTGTCTGAGAGAACAGTCTCTGCTGCTGGAGATCATCTTCCTGTATTATGCGTACTTTGAGATGAGCCCGTCTGACCTGCTGAGCTTCACCAAAATGTTCAAAGAGCAGGGTTTTGGTTTGCGGCAGACCAACAGACACCTAGTAGACAAGAGCATGGATGCGCTGGTTGACCGTATCGG ATACTTGAGCTCTCTCATCCTGGTCGAGGGAATGGACATAGACTTCCTGCACAAGTGCGCCTTGGAAGACTGTACAGAGCAGCATCAGTTCTCCAGTGCTCCTGATGTTGTTAAG GAGATGGATCAGCTGCTGTTGACGTTCGGTGACATCCCTCATCATGGTCCCGTGCTGCTGGCCTGGGTCCTGCTGAGACACACGCTGAGACCAGACGAGTCCAGCCCCGTGGTCAGGAGGATAGGCAACACCGCTCTGCAGCTGGCGGTGTTTCAGTACCTTTCAACCATGCTGAAAGGTCTCGGAGTCTCAGGGAATAAC TGTACAGCGAGCACAGCAAAGATGTGTATCTACGGCCTCCTTTCATTTGTGATCATTTCTTTTGAAGAGGAAAGCTTACAG GCCGACGGTGTGGCGACACAGTGCTCCCACCTGATCGACGCGGCCTGTGAAGTCCTCTCTGCTCCCAGTCTGGCTGAAGTCTTTTGGGaaatg AAGCCAAACATGGGATTGGGAATGATCCTGGACAGTGCAGTCGGGATGTTCCCTCATAAGATCGGACCGTTGTTACAGCTACTAACTGCACTTCTGTCAAACAAGTCGACTGTTAAAAAG GTGTACAACTTTTTAGATAAGATGTCCTTCTACACACAAGTTTACAAACATAAGCCCAACGATATCATCTCCAAGGACGACGAGACACTGTGGAGGAGACAGACGCCAAAACTTCTCTACCCGCTTG GCACAGGGCAGACTAACCTGTGGATGCCACAAGGAGTGCTGGGCCAAGTGATGATCGGAGGCGAGCAGGGCTACGTGGTGCGCTGGGATTACTCCTACAGCTCCTGGACTCTGTTCACCTGTGAGGTGGAGATGCTGCTCCATGTTGTTTCAACCGCAG ATGTCATCGCTCACTGTGTTCGTGTGAAGCCGATCCTGGATCTGGTCCATAAGATCATAAGCACAGACTGGACCGTGTCAGATTGTCTGTTGCCTCTCACTTCACGCATATACATGCTGCTGCAGAG ATTAACGTCGGTCATCAACCCTCCAGTGGACGTGATCGCCTCCTGTGTGAACTGCCTCTCCGTACTGGCTGCAAGGATGCCAGGGAAG GTGTGGTCCAGTCTGCACCACACAGGTTTCCTCCCCTTTGCCTCCAACCCTTTGACCAGCATGGCCCAGTGTGTGAG CGCTGAAGGGATGAAAGCAGGTAACTATGGCAACCTGCTAGTCCAGATTGAGCAGCCCAGAGGGGAGTACGCTGTGACCATCGCCTTCCTCCGTCTCATCACAACCCTGGTCAAG GGTCAGCTCGGCAGCACTCAGAACAAAGGCCTGATCCCCTGTGTGCTGCTCGTGTTAAAGGAGATGCTGCCCACGTACCACAAGTGGCGTTATAACACATACGGGGTCAGGGAGAGGATAG GTTGTCTTATTCTGGAGCTGATCCATGCCATTCTCAATCTGAGCCCAGAGGGAGAGGATCAGGGCAG CACTCCCACCCTGCAGTCTCTGTGCATCTACAGCCTGGCAAACACTGAGGCTGGACAGGCAGTCGTCAATATCATGGGAGTCGGAGTGGACACCATCGATGTGGTCCTGGCTGCACAGCCCAGCAG CTGCGGCTCCGAGGGTCCTGGTCAGATCCTGATCCAAACAGTCAAACTGGCCTTCTCTGTCACCAACAACGTCATCCGTCTGAAGCCGCCGTCTGATGTCGTGTCCCCTCTGGAGCAGGCCCTGACTCAGCACGGCGGTCACGGCAACAACCTCATCGTTGTCCTGGCCAAATACATTTACCACAAACACGACCCGGCGTTGCCTCGGCTCGCAATCCAGCTGCTCAAAAGGCTCGCCACA GTGGCTCCCATGTCCGTCTACGCCTGCCTCGGCAGCGACGCAGCAGCCATTCGGGATGCGTTCCTCACTCGGCTCCAGAGCAAGACAGAAGACATGAGGATCAAAGTCATGATCCTTGAATTTCTAACCGTTGCCGTGGAAACTCAGCCCGGCCTCATCGAGCTCTTCCTCAACCTAGAAGTCAAAGATGGCAGTGAGGGGTCAAAG GAGTTTCTGCTCGGTGAGTGGAGCTGCCTCCATGTGGTGTTGGACCTGATCGACTCCAAACAGCAGGGGAAGTATTGGTGTCCCCCCCTGCTCCACCGAGCAGCCCTGGCCTTCCTCCTGGCCCTCTGGCAGGACCGCAGAGATAGCGCCATCTCAGTATTACGCACCAA AGACAGGTTTTGGGAAAATTTGACAACACCTCTCTTCGGAACGCTCACCCCACCGTCAGACACCACGGAG CCCTGTGTTCTGGAAACTTGTGCTTTTGTCATGAAAATCATCGGCCTGGAGATCTACTACGTAGTCAG CGGCTCCTTGGAGCAGTCTCTGAAAGACAGTCTTCAGAAGTTCTCCAACGCGCGACGGTATGAGTACTGGTCCCAGTATGTCAAATCTCTGGTTTGCCACGTTGcggagatggaggaggaaggcATCTGTTACTTCGCAGAGACCCAGATGTTGATCTCTGCCTGGCGGATGCTGCTGATACTCTCCACTAGTCAC tCGGATGTGATGCAGCTAACGGAAGACTCAACCAAGCTGAAGCTTTTCATGGACGTGCTCGATGGAACTAAAGCTGCT CTTACGACACCCATGTCTGTGCCTTGTCTTCGTCTCGGATCCATGATGGCCACTTTACTTCTCATCCTCCTCAAACAGTGGCGAGG cGTGGTAGCAACAGCTCCTGACATCCTGTCCCCCCTCTCCCTGATCTTGGAGTCTGTCCTACAAGCTGACCAGCAGATGATGGAGAGGACCAAAGCCAAAATCTTCTCTGCGCTCATTTCTGTGCTGCAGATTCAGGGACTCAACG GCGGGGAGATTTCCCAGCTGCCCCAGCTGTTGCTGTCTGTGTGCGAGACGGTGAAAGACGAGGCCCTGGCGCTCATAGACAATACTCGTCACATGAGCCAGATGGGAGACAcggtggaggaagaggacagcATGGAGACAGACTCTCCCCGCGGCCCTCAGAAGGACAAGAGAGACGGG GTGTGTGTACTAGCGCTGCATTTAGCGAAGGAACTGTGTCGCACCGACGAGGACGGCGAGCACTGGGTCTCGGTGATGAGGAAGGTTCCTGTCCTCCCCTCGGTGCTCAGCGCCGTGGAGCTCAGCCTGCGATCCAAACATAACCTCTACTTCACAGAGGCTGCGCTTCACCTGCTGCTCACGCTGGCCCGCACCCCTCAG GGGGCAGCAGCTGTTGCTGGAGCAGGAGTCATCCAGACAAtctgcctccctctcctcaGCGTGTATGAGGTCTCTTCAAACGGGTCGTCACAG AGTTTCTCCCGTAAGTCCCAGGACTCCGCCTGCTGGCCGGGTGTGTATCGCCTCTGCATGTCCTTGATGGAGAGTCTGCTCAAGACTCTGCGCTACAACTTCATCAATGAAGCCCTGGACTTTGTTGGGGTGCATCAAGAACGCATATTACAG TGTCTGAATGCAGTGCGAACAGTGCAGAGTCTGGCGTGTTTGGACGAGGCGGATCACACCGTCGgcttcctgctgcagctctcaAGCTTCTGTAAAGAGTGGCAGTTTCACCTGCCCAAACTGCTCCGAGACATACAG GTAAATCTGTGTTACTTGTGCCAGACCTGCACATATCTGCTCCATAGTAAGAAGATGCTCCATCACTACCTCCAG GCTAAAAACGGTGAGGCGTTGCCCCCTGGTCCCCTCCCCAGGACACAACGCCCCCCCCAGACCCCGTCTAAAGAGGCAGCAggtggaggggagagagaggaggccgAGCAGAAAGCCCTGCTGGCCGTACAGTGCAGCCTTCTGAAGATCCTCAGCAAAACGCTGGCGACGCTGCAGCACTTCACACCAGACTGCTGCCAGATTCTCCTGGACCAG TGTATGGACTTGGCAGAGTATAGGACCTTGTTTGTGCTCAGCTTCACGACTCCTGCGTTCGACCCTGACGTGGCTCCTTCGTTCGGAACCCTGCTGGCCACCATCAACGTGGCCCTGAGCATGCTGAGCGAG atggaaaagaagaaagaaccTGTTTCCTTGAGCATCGCCTCGCTAGCATCATCAGAGGAGCTCCAAGCACTGAA GTCACTGCTGATGTTCACCATGGAGAACTGTTTCTACGTGCTGATCTCGCAGGCGGTTCGGTGTCTCAAAgatccctccatcctccctcgAGACAAACAGAGGCTCAAACAGGAGCTCAGCTCTGAACTG AGCACTCTTCTCTCGAGCCTGTCCCGCCACTTCCGCAGGGGTTCACCATCGTCTCCGGCCAGCGGCATCCTCCCCTCCACCCAGTCCAAACCACCCACACCGGGCTCCAAGGGAAGCCATGAAGGTCAGGAGCCGATCATCCAGCTCGTTCAGGCCTTCGTCAGACTTGTGCAGAGATAG